Proteins from a genomic interval of bacterium:
- a CDS encoding acetate/propionate family kinase, with translation MEQKILIINTGSASKKYAVYSNGAAIFTMHIEKEDGAFVATTNIGEQSQKALVSQADYDAALAYLLATALTMHVIADKNEIAAAGVRIVAPGNYFLTNSIIDDTYLANLRNARERAPLHLGPAIAEIEQLQRALPGASIAGISDSAFHATLPLQARLYNLPEDMAAKYGVYRFGYHGISAQSVITKAQAMLGTLPSRVIICHLGSGASIHAVKDGRSFDTSMGFTPLEGLTMSTRIGNIDAGAVIYLLQKSGMNPAELETYFNTQCGLLGLSGKTPDMRELLELEKSGDQKAKLAIDAFMYSVRKYIGAYVAVMGGLDLLVFTATIGERSFIIRNRICEGLGGLGITLDQEKNNRMVSVDALINSEHSPVKIAVITTD, from the coding sequence ATGGAACAAAAAATCTTAATCATAAATACGGGAAGCGCGTCAAAAAAGTACGCCGTCTATTCAAATGGCGCGGCAATTTTCACGATGCATATCGAAAAGGAAGACGGTGCGTTTGTCGCGACGACAAACATCGGCGAGCAATCCCAAAAAGCACTTGTAAGTCAGGCGGATTACGACGCTGCGCTTGCATATCTTTTAGCAACCGCGCTCACGATGCACGTTATCGCCGACAAGAATGAAATCGCAGCTGCCGGCGTACGCATTGTCGCTCCGGGAAATTATTTTCTGACAAATAGCATTATTGACGACACGTACCTCGCGAATCTTCGCAACGCGCGCGAACGGGCGCCGCTGCACCTTGGGCCGGCGATAGCGGAGATTGAGCAGCTGCAACGCGCATTGCCCGGAGCGTCCATTGCCGGAATTTCGGACAGCGCGTTTCACGCGACGCTCCCTCTTCAAGCGCGTTTATATAATCTTCCCGAGGATATGGCCGCGAAGTACGGCGTGTACCGCTTCGGCTATCACGGCATTTCGGCGCAATCAGTGATCACAAAAGCTCAAGCGATGCTGGGGACACTTCCCTCCCGCGTCATCATCTGTCACCTCGGTTCAGGCGCGAGCATCCACGCAGTGAAAGATGGCCGAAGTTTTGACACCTCGATGGGCTTTACGCCGCTTGAAGGACTTACCATGAGCACGCGCATCGGAAACATTGATGCCGGTGCGGTGATTTACCTTCTCCAAAAATCCGGCATGAACCCGGCGGAGCTCGAAACTTATTTTAATACGCAATGCGGCCTGCTGGGGCTAAGCGGCAAAACACCGGATATGCGGGAACTGCTTGAACTGGAAAAATCCGGCGATCAAAAAGCAAAACTCGCCATTGACGCGTTTATGTATTCGGTCAGAAAATATATCGGCGCTTACGTTGCCGTGATGGGCGGGCTTGACCTCTTGGTATTTACTGCCACCATCGGCGAACGGTCATTCATCATTCGGAATAGAATCTGCGAAGGGCTTGGCGGTCTCGGCATTACGCTTGATCAAGAAAAAAATAATCGGATGGTAAGCGTTGACGCGCTTATCAACAGTGAACACTCCCCCGTCAAAATCGCAGTCATAACCACCGACGA
- a CDS encoding phosphoketolase family protein — MSNSEIAPIKAYVRAANYLTAAQLYLLDNFLLERKLSFDDIKSRLLGHWGTCPGINFVYANLNALIKKHGAKMMFVLGPGHGFPALQANLFIEGTLGKYYPEATQDERGAGYVIKNFSWPYGFPSHSNPGTPGVILEGGELGYSLSTSYGAVLDNPDLFVACLVGDGEAETGPTATAWHLNKFIDPKTCGAVLPILHLNGYKISGPTIFGRMGRKDLKNLFSGYGYEPHFVSGTGDKIYEKMAAVMEQCYQSIKNIQKQAREGAGVVAPRFPMIILETPKGWTGIKKLRGKKIEGNCLAHQIVAPNTKTEKEELHAVEKWLRSYNFAELFDKEKGFIEEIKQLVPEPSLCMGNNPHAFGGKILKDLILPPADTFAEDATKPGTVGSSSMRRAGLYLNEVFKLNPENFRMLSPDETYSNKLDEVFKTTARAFVGPTKAWDEDLKPSGRVMEMLSEHSLQGLMQGYILTGRHAVFASYEAFIQIISSMVDQYLKFLKVAREIPWRGQVASLNFILTSSGWRQEHNGFSHQNPGFVSNVLLKPGCLAHAYFPPDGNTTLAVLKHCFESRNEVNLIIAGKTLEPRWLTPAQAQEELKQGLMTWDFASDAEPDIVLAACGDYLTKECLAAIDIIKREAPEIKIRFVNILELSALGIGGETCRVRLEFEKYFTKDKPVIFNFHGYPETIKQFLFDKGGDHRFMVKGYIENGSTTTPFDMHVRNRTSRWHLAKEVFARMANAGVIETNKAETLHHVYDKKLEEHAAYIKTHGVDLDEVENWVWNKKS; from the coding sequence ATGTCTAACAGCGAAATTGCCCCGATTAAAGCGTATGTGCGGGCGGCGAATTATCTGACCGCGGCGCAGCTCTATTTACTGGATAATTTTTTACTTGAACGGAAGTTGAGTTTTGACGACATTAAGTCCCGGCTCCTCGGACATTGGGGGACATGCCCGGGCATTAACTTTGTCTACGCCAATTTGAACGCGCTGATTAAGAAACACGGCGCAAAAATGATGTTCGTGCTGGGGCCGGGACACGGCTTCCCCGCCCTCCAGGCCAACCTATTTATAGAAGGCACGTTGGGCAAGTATTATCCCGAAGCGACACAAGATGAGCGCGGCGCGGGATACGTCATTAAAAACTTCAGCTGGCCGTACGGATTCCCCAGCCACTCCAACCCGGGGACGCCGGGCGTGATCTTGGAAGGCGGCGAGCTGGGGTATTCCCTCTCCACTTCATACGGAGCAGTGCTGGATAATCCGGATCTTTTTGTCGCCTGCCTTGTCGGTGACGGCGAAGCAGAAACAGGACCCACCGCCACCGCGTGGCACCTCAACAAATTTATTGACCCGAAGACATGCGGCGCGGTGCTGCCTATTCTGCATTTGAACGGCTATAAAATCTCCGGTCCCACGATTTTCGGCAGGATGGGCAGAAAAGATCTGAAGAATCTGTTTTCCGGCTATGGTTACGAACCGCACTTCGTCAGCGGCACCGGCGACAAGATTTACGAAAAAATGGCCGCGGTGATGGAGCAGTGCTACCAGTCCATAAAAAATATCCAGAAGCAAGCACGTGAGGGCGCCGGCGTTGTCGCTCCGCGTTTCCCGATGATCATTCTTGAAACCCCGAAGGGCTGGACCGGAATAAAAAAACTCCGCGGCAAAAAAATTGAGGGCAACTGTCTTGCGCACCAAATCGTCGCGCCGAATACCAAAACCGAAAAGGAAGAATTGCACGCGGTGGAGAAATGGCTCCGCTCATACAACTTCGCCGAACTTTTTGACAAAGAAAAAGGGTTCATTGAAGAAATCAAACAGCTCGTTCCCGAGCCGTCGCTCTGCATGGGAAACAACCCCCACGCCTTCGGCGGCAAAATACTGAAAGATTTAATTCTGCCTCCGGCTGATACATTTGCCGAAGACGCGACGAAACCGGGTACCGTTGGCTCCAGCAGCATGCGTCGCGCGGGATTGTATTTGAATGAGGTGTTCAAGCTCAATCCGGAAAATTTCCGCATGCTCTCTCCCGACGAAACCTACTCCAACAAACTTGACGAGGTGTTCAAGACCACCGCGCGCGCATTTGTGGGGCCGACAAAAGCATGGGACGAGGACTTGAAGCCATCCGGACGGGTAATGGAGATGCTTAGCGAACACTCGTTGCAAGGCCTGATGCAGGGCTACATTTTAACCGGACGGCACGCGGTCTTCGCTTCATACGAGGCCTTCATCCAAATTATTTCCAGCATGGTAGATCAGTACCTGAAGTTTTTGAAAGTCGCGCGGGAGATTCCGTGGCGCGGACAGGTTGCCTCGCTGAACTTCATCCTCACTTCTTCCGGCTGGCGGCAAGAACATAACGGCTTCTCGCACCAGAACCCCGGGTTTGTGAGCAATGTGCTGCTGAAGCCGGGCTGCCTCGCGCATGCGTATTTCCCTCCGGACGGCAACACCACGCTTGCGGTGCTGAAACATTGTTTTGAGTCGCGAAATGAAGTAAACCTCATTATCGCCGGGAAAACGCTGGAGCCGCGATGGCTGACACCGGCACAAGCCCAGGAAGAACTGAAACAAGGCCTGATGACGTGGGATTTTGCCTCAGACGCGGAGCCGGACATCGTACTCGCCGCCTGCGGCGATTACCTGACCAAAGAGTGCCTCGCGGCGATTGATATCATAAAACGCGAAGCTCCGGAAATAAAAATCCGATTCGTGAACATTCTGGAACTTTCAGCACTCGGCATCGGCGGCGAAACATGCCGCGTGCGGCTGGAGTTTGAAAAATACTTTACAAAAGATAAGCCGGTGATTTTTAACTTCCACGGCTATCCGGAAACCATCAAACAATTTCTATTTGATAAAGGCGGCGATCATCGGTTTATGGTCAAGGGTTATATCGAAAACGGTTCAACCACGACACCGTTTGATATGCACGTGCGGAACCGCACCAGCCGCTGGCATCTGGCAAAAGAAGTGTTCGCGCGTATGGCAAACGCGGGCGTGATTGAAACGAACAAAGCCGAGACGCTCCATCACGTATACGACAAAAAACTTGAGGAGCACGCCGCCTACATTAAAACGCACGGTGTTGACTTAGATGAGGTAGAAAACTGGGTATGGAACAAAAAATCTTAA
- a CDS encoding DUF1573 domain-containing protein: MNKNIVIITLVVVGFVGLVLWSSPAQQSVGSSTGAESALAAVELLYDFGTISMKDGNVTKDFTVTNPGDSDILVSSLVTSCMCTKASIVRADGSIKGPFGMPGMGFVPPANETIKAGDSRVIRVVYDPNAHGPAGVGPIDRLVTLTDKSGGALQLEIKAMVTP; this comes from the coding sequence ATGAATAAAAACATTGTTATCATCACGCTCGTCGTCGTCGGTTTTGTCGGTCTTGTGCTGTGGAGTAGTCCGGCCCAGCAATCCGTCGGATCAAGTACCGGCGCGGAAAGCGCGCTTGCCGCCGTTGAATTGTTGTATGACTTCGGCACAATTTCGATGAAGGATGGCAACGTCACAAAAGACTTTACGGTTACTAACCCCGGGGATTCGGACATCCTTGTCTCGTCTTTGGTAACTTCGTGCATGTGTACTAAGGCATCTATCGTTCGGGCGGACGGTTCGATTAAGGGTCCTTTCGGCATGCCGGGTATGGGCTTTGTTCCGCCGGCAAATGAAACAATCAAAGCCGGAGACAGCCGCGTCATTCGGGTGGTTTATGATCCGAACGCGCATGGGCCTGCCGGCGTCGGACCGATTGACCGGCTCGTCACACTTACCGATAAATCCGGCGGCGCGCTCCAGTTGGAAATAAAGGCGATGGTCACGCCATAA
- a CDS encoding cytochrome c biogenesis protein CcdA, with protein sequence MRKTITTLVVIAVAIIGIVVLKNSPGTSSLIWSVSNKGVWLLPLVLVSALLDSVHPCSFSILLITIAFLFGMQLTRKKILEIGGTYIAGIFSAYLLIGLGILKVLHLFNTPHFMGKLGATLLIAFGVINILNEFFPKFPIKLRIPSVSHTAMGRLMERASFPAAFGLGLLVGICQFPCMGGPYLMVIGLLRDQVTYFRGFGYLVLYNVILIVPLAAVLWVAADKTIVDKVQEWKKSNMKGVKFWAGLAMIIIGILVLFI encoded by the coding sequence ATGAGAAAAACCATAACAACTTTAGTCGTCATAGCCGTTGCGATTATTGGGATAGTTGTCTTAAAAAACAGCCCGGGGACTTCCTCGCTCATCTGGAGCGTAAGCAACAAGGGCGTGTGGCTACTTCCGCTGGTGTTGGTTTCCGCGCTCCTTGACAGCGTACATCCGTGCTCATTCTCAATTCTCCTCATCACGATCGCGTTCCTGTTCGGCATGCAACTGACGAGAAAGAAAATTCTAGAAATCGGCGGAACGTACATCGCCGGAATTTTTTCAGCGTATCTCCTGATCGGACTTGGAATTCTTAAAGTCCTGCACCTCTTCAACACGCCGCATTTTATGGGCAAACTCGGGGCAACGCTGCTCATCGCATTCGGAGTGATTAATATCTTGAATGAGTTCTTTCCGAAGTTTCCGATTAAGCTGAGAATTCCGTCGGTTTCCCACACGGCAATGGGACGACTGATGGAGCGGGCATCGTTTCCCGCCGCTTTTGGGTTAGGACTGCTTGTCGGCATATGCCAATTCCCATGCATGGGCGGGCCGTACCTCATGGTCATCGGCTTGCTCCGCGATCAGGTGACGTACTTCCGCGGCTTCGGTTACCTTGTGCTTTACAACGTGATTCTTATCGTGCCGCTTGCGGCGGTGCTGTGGGTGGCGGCGGATAAAACAATTGTGGATAAAGTGCAGGAATGGAAAAAATCAAACATGAAAGGGGTAAAGTTCTGGGCTGGACTTGCCATGATTATTATTGGCATATTAGTTCTCTTCATCTAA
- a CDS encoding cupredoxin domain-containing protein encodes MSPDKIIVAIASILGVGFTYWFFLGKKEKEVQVSDAVDIIVDGGYTPEAISIAKGKTTKLNFIRRDPTACLEEVVLGDFKIRRQLPLNQKVTIELTPQRSGEFTYSCGMGMYHGKIIVTE; translated from the coding sequence ATGAGTCCGGATAAAATTATTGTCGCTATCGCGAGTATATTGGGTGTGGGGTTTACCTACTGGTTTTTCCTAGGAAAAAAAGAAAAAGAAGTTCAGGTTTCCGATGCGGTGGACATCATCGTTGATGGCGGATACACTCCCGAAGCTATTTCAATAGCAAAGGGAAAAACAACGAAATTGAATTTCATCCGCAGAGATCCCACGGCGTGCCTTGAGGAAGTCGTGCTCGGGGATTTTAAGATCCGCAGGCAACTTCCTCTGAATCAAAAAGTAACGATTGAGCTTACACCTCAGCGGAGCGGAGAATTCACGTATTCCTGCGGCATGGGTATGTACCACGGAAAGATAATCGTGACCGAATAA
- a CDS encoding heavy metal translocating P-type ATPase, whose translation MSQTKKTFSIKGMHCASCVLVLERSLKQVEGVMQATVNLATEKATVTYDPEKVTDKKLSSAVSNVGYQALITEEIKTEDDEQKEKQQELRSLRLRVVVSLALGGLILWGGFPGLMKTAPMILQSFWVQLLLATPVQFWAGFSFYRATISALKHRTANMDTLVAIGTTVAYAYSAVVTVLPQLVKSVGIEPMPYFDTGAIIIGLILLGRYFEAKAKAGTSEAIKKLIGLQAKTARVLRDGKEIDIPISEVMIGDIIRVRPGEKIPVDGVITDGESSIDESMITGESMPADKAKGDSVVGATMNKTGTFMFKATKVGSDTMLARIIKLVQEAQGSKAPIQRLADLVSSYFVPVVIMLAILTFAVWYIFGPAPTLLFALLNMVAVLIIACPCAMGLATPTAIMVGTGKGAEHGILIKDAESLEIAHKVKIIIFDKTGTLTEGEPKVTDVIAYGGFTEQDILRYEASLEVGSAHPLAKAIIEETELRKAMPLEPIEKFRSIVGHGISALIQGKSVFAGKEKLMTDNGVDIALAKGDMSRLTGEGKTLSLLAIDGKLAGIVAAADKVKSTAKMAVENLKKIGIESIMITGDNERTANAIAKQVGITRVLAEVLPEEKEAEVRKIQAEGKVVAMVGDGINDAPALAAADIGIAMGSGTDVAIEAADITLINKDLRSVVSAIVLSKKTMRTIKQNLFWAFGYNVVLIPVAMGALYPFFHLLLNPIFASIAMATSSISVVSNSLLLKRKSIV comes from the coding sequence ATGTCGCAAACTAAAAAAACCTTTTCAATTAAGGGCATGCATTGCGCGTCGTGCGTGCTGGTGCTGGAGCGGTCGTTAAAGCAAGTGGAGGGGGTCATGCAGGCTACGGTTAACCTCGCGACCGAGAAGGCGACGGTCACATACGATCCGGAAAAAGTGACCGACAAAAAACTTTCTTCGGCGGTTTCCAATGTCGGCTACCAGGCCCTCATCACCGAAGAGATAAAAACAGAGGACGACGAGCAGAAAGAAAAACAGCAGGAACTCCGCAGTCTGCGGTTGAGGGTTGTGGTGAGTCTTGCGTTGGGCGGCCTTATTCTGTGGGGCGGGTTTCCGGGCCTCATGAAAACCGCGCCGATGATCTTGCAAAGTTTTTGGGTACAGCTATTGCTGGCCACCCCTGTCCAATTTTGGGCTGGTTTCAGTTTTTACCGCGCGACCATTTCGGCGCTGAAGCACCGGACGGCGAATATGGACACGCTGGTTGCCATCGGCACAACGGTCGCGTACGCATATTCCGCTGTCGTCACTGTGTTGCCGCAGTTGGTGAAAAGCGTCGGCATCGAACCCATGCCGTATTTTGACACTGGCGCGATCATTATCGGTCTCATTTTGCTTGGCCGTTATTTTGAGGCAAAAGCAAAAGCGGGAACATCCGAAGCCATTAAAAAACTGATTGGGCTTCAGGCGAAAACCGCGCGGGTGTTGCGTGACGGCAAGGAAATAGACATACCGATAAGCGAGGTGATGATCGGAGACATAATCCGGGTCCGGCCGGGGGAAAAAATTCCCGTTGACGGCGTTATTACCGATGGGGAATCATCTATTGACGAGTCCATGATTACCGGCGAGAGCATGCCCGCCGATAAGGCGAAGGGCGATTCGGTAGTTGGCGCGACCATGAACAAAACGGGCACGTTTATGTTCAAAGCCACGAAGGTCGGGTCGGACACAATGCTCGCCCGGATTATTAAATTAGTGCAGGAAGCGCAGGGAAGCAAAGCGCCGATTCAGCGGCTCGCGGATCTCGTGTCTTCATATTTTGTTCCGGTTGTGATCATGCTCGCTATTCTCACGTTCGCCGTCTGGTATATATTCGGTCCCGCTCCTACATTATTGTTCGCATTGCTTAACATGGTCGCCGTGCTTATCATCGCCTGTCCTTGCGCGATGGGACTCGCAACTCCAACGGCTATCATGGTGGGTACCGGCAAGGGAGCGGAGCACGGTATTCTTATCAAAGACGCGGAGAGTCTTGAGATAGCGCATAAGGTAAAAATAATTATTTTTGATAAGACCGGAACGTTGACGGAAGGGGAGCCGAAGGTCACCGACGTCATCGCGTACGGAGGATTTACGGAGCAGGATATTTTGCGTTATGAGGCAAGCCTTGAAGTTGGCTCCGCTCATCCGTTGGCGAAGGCGATTATTGAGGAAACCGAATTGCGTAAGGCAATGCCATTGGAGCCGATTGAAAAATTCCGGTCCATTGTCGGCCACGGCATCAGCGCGCTGATTCAGGGTAAATCTGTCTTTGCCGGAAAAGAAAAGTTGATGACCGATAATGGCGTGGACATTGCGTTGGCGAAGGGCGATATGAGCCGTCTGACCGGCGAAGGAAAAACATTGAGCTTGCTCGCCATTGACGGCAAGCTTGCCGGTATTGTCGCGGCCGCCGATAAAGTAAAATCTACGGCAAAAATGGCGGTGGAAAATCTGAAAAAAATCGGCATAGAATCCATCATGATCACCGGTGATAACGAGCGTACCGCCAATGCGATTGCCAAACAGGTGGGGATAACGCGCGTGTTGGCGGAAGTGTTGCCGGAGGAGAAAGAAGCCGAAGTGAGAAAGATACAGGCCGAAGGGAAAGTCGTGGCGATGGTGGGGGACGGCATCAACGACGCGCCGGCATTGGCCGCGGCGGATATCGGCATCGCGATGGGCAGCGGCACGGATGTTGCCATAGAAGCGGCGGACATCACCCTCATCAATAAAGATTTGCGCTCCGTTGTTTCGGCAATCGTGCTTTCAAAGAAAACAATGCGAACAATCAAGCAAAATCTTTTTTGGGCATTCGGTTACAATGTTGTGTTGATTCCTGTGGCGATGGGCGCGCTGTATCCATTTTTCCATTTGTTGTTAAATCCGATCTTCGCGTCAATCGCTATGGCGACAAGTTCAATTTCGGTTGTATCAAACTCCCTGCTCCTGAAACGCAAATCAATCGTATAG
- a CDS encoding sulfite exporter TauE/SafE family protein yields the protein MKKNYTFHVLGMHCNACVVLTESELGEVSEVSSVKASLEHLSVEVTGDFGDKTAEHVARDLSGVLKPHGYTLSLLRQQHHIAWGEFRVALPIAGAFIALFIILQKLGIVNLITSSEVGYGTAFLVGLIASVSTCMAVVGGLVLSMSANFAKEGDKIRPQILFHAGRLVSFLVLGGLIGALGSAFQLGATGTFVLSFIVAIVLLLLGINLLDIFPWAKKLQPTMPAFIGKRVHGLKNVNHTLTPLLVGVATFFLPCGFTQSMQIYALTTGNFLTGALVMFTFALGTLPVLALLSFSSLGIHKKAQSGIFFKTAGLVVIFFGLFNLINSLVGVGIIPPIFSF from the coding sequence ATGAAGAAAAACTATACATTCCACGTGCTTGGTATGCATTGCAACGCGTGCGTGGTGCTGACCGAAAGCGAGCTTGGTGAGGTTTCGGAAGTATCAAGCGTCAAGGCATCGCTTGAACATTTGAGCGTTGAGGTGACCGGCGACTTCGGGGACAAAACCGCCGAACACGTCGCGCGTGATTTGAGCGGGGTTTTGAAGCCCCATGGCTACACGCTTTCACTTCTGCGGCAGCAGCATCACATTGCGTGGGGCGAGTTCCGCGTTGCGTTGCCGATCGCCGGAGCATTCATCGCGTTGTTTATTATTTTACAAAAACTAGGCATCGTGAATTTGATTACATCGTCGGAAGTCGGCTACGGCACGGCGTTTCTCGTCGGCCTCATCGCCTCGGTCTCCACATGCATGGCGGTGGTCGGCGGACTCGTGCTTTCCATGTCTGCGAACTTCGCGAAGGAAGGGGATAAAATCCGGCCGCAAATATTATTTCACGCCGGGCGGTTGGTGTCGTTTCTTGTTTTAGGCGGCCTCATCGGCGCGCTTGGGTCGGCGTTCCAGTTGGGCGCGACGGGTACGTTCGTTTTGAGTTTTATTGTTGCCATCGTCCTGCTGCTGCTCGGTATCAATCTCTTAGATATTTTTCCGTGGGCAAAAAAGCTTCAGCCGACCATGCCTGCCTTTATCGGTAAGCGCGTGCATGGGTTGAAGAACGTGAACCACACGCTGACGCCGCTTTTGGTCGGGGTTGCCACGTTCTTCTTGCCGTGCGGATTCACCCAATCCATGCAAATTTACGCGCTGACCACGGGAAATTTTTTAACCGGCGCGCTCGTCATGTTCACGTTCGCGCTCGGCACGCTTCCGGTGCTGGCACTTTTAAGCTTCAGCTCGCTCGGCATTCATAAAAAAGCGCAATCGGGGATATTCTTTAAGACGGCCGGGCTCGTGGTAATATTTTTTGGACTTTTTAATCTTATTAACAGTTTGGTCGGAGTGGGAATCATCCCACCGATTTTTAGCTTTTAG